The genomic interval TGAACTCGAAGACGGCCGCACCGTGGGCTCCGACGCTTGGACCACGCAGCGCACCTGGACCGCGGGGACGACGCAGAACGTGGTGCTCGCATGGAGCGACGGCGGCGGGGCGGACCTGGAGGCCACCTTCTCGATCACCCGCGGCGAGGGCGACGGTGCCGAGCTGGCGCTGGCGATCGTCAACCGCGGGAGCGGGAGCCTGCTGGGCGACCTCCGCTTCCCGGTGCTCACCGGTGTGCGGCTGGGTGCCCCGGGCGAAACCTGGGGCTTCGCCTCGCGGACCGGCGGGGTCATCCACCCCGGCCCCTTCGCCTTCCGCGACGGCACCGGCGAGCGGCACCCGCTGCAGGTCGACGCCTTCTTCCACCCCGGTGCCGGCGTCACGCTGGCGCTGATGCCCCGCGACAAGAGCGGCCGCTTCCGCTTCTACGAGGTCGCGCTCGACGCGGACGGCGGCCGCTACGCCCTTGCCCACCCCACCAGCCGGCTGCACCCCGACGGCGTCTGGGACCCCGCCCCCGTGAAGGTGGCGTTGCTCCCGGGCGACTGGCGTGCGGCGCTGGCCGCCTACACCGACTGGACCGACACCTGGCGTCGCCCCGTCGCCGCGGAGGCGGCCCCCTGGTTCCGCCGCGGCTTCGACGTCCTCAGCGACAGCCCGGTGACCTGGCGGAAGAGCCGCGGGCTGGACGCCATGCTCGACTTCGGCCGCGTGATCGACGCGCAGGTCGACGAGATCGCGATCCTCCCCGACGTCTACCACGTCTTCGATTGGGCGAAGACCCCCGAGCACGGCCACTGGGGCGACTACGACAACTTCCAGAGCGTTGGCAGCCCCGAGCGTTTCGCCGCGTCGCTCGACGCGGTCCGCGAGAAGGGTGTGCGCGCGAGCGTCTACCTCGACGGCTTTCTCAGCTCCGACGCCGCCCGCCGACCCCGCGAGGAGGACCGGCTGGCCTGGGCGATCCGAACGCCCGACGGCGAGCCGAAGCAGTCTTTCGGCGACGCCAAGGCGATGAACCTGAACGAGCCGGGCTGGCGCCGCCACCTCGTAGAAACCTACACCCGGGCGTACCGGTCGCTCCGGCCCGACGCGATGTACGTCGACGAGATCGGCCGCTCGCTCGACAAGTACACGCACCACCCCGGCGACGGCAGCCGCGTGCGGATGTCCGCCGGCGAGGCCGACCTGCTCCGCGAGCTGCGGGAGGCGCTGCCCACCGACCTGCCGCTGTGGTCCGAGTTCACGCCCGCGGACGCCGCCTCGCAGTTCATCAACGGGAGCTTCAGCTACAACGCGCTGGTCGGGCACTTCGGCAACGACGCGTTCTGGAGCAGCGAGCCCGGAGAGGTGCCGAGCTACCAGACGCTCGCCCCGCACTTCATCAACCTCAACCGCTTCGCCTTCCCGGCGTTCAAGAGCTTCCACCTCGTCTCCTACCCGCACACCCGCAACGGCAACTGGACGCTCTACAAGGTGCCCTTCTTCAACGGCGACGGCTATTACCAGCCGGTGCGCGAATCGGAGTACATGGACGAGGCCTACCGGTCGTTCATCACCAAGGCCCTCGGCATCCTGCAGCGCAACGCCGACGTCTACGCCTCCGACGACGCGACGCCGCTGGTCCCGACCCGCATCCCCGGCGTCTACGCCAACCGCTTCGCCAGCGACGACGGGAAGACCGTGATCTACAACCTCTACAACGCGAACCACCACACCGTCCGCGGCCCGGTGCTGGACGTCGCCGAGGCGGCCGGCTCCGTCGAGAACCTCTGGGACGACGCCACGGTCGACGAAGCCCCGGCCGCCGGCGGCGGCCGCACGCTCTCGCTGGCCCTCGGCCCCCGCGCCCTGGGCTGCCTGCGGATCAGCCCGCCGGCGGACTGACCGCCGCGGACCGCGGCCCGACAAGGGGCAAATCCGCGACGGTCCGCGGATGAGACACCGAGTCTGGCCGCTCGTTCAGCAGCCGCGCCATCCGCAACGCGGGCATCTTCTCCGGGTGCCACGCCCCTTGGGGGGTGCGAGCCGGAGCAGGCACCGGCACGCCGCCGTGCCCTCGGATGCGAGGTGACGGGGCTGGCGGTTCCCGCCAGCCCGCTCCCGCCGCGGCGGCGGGAGGCGCATCGAGCAGAGGCCGTCACGGCGTGCCGGTCCCACGGGGATGGCGTCCGGCCGGTTTCGTCGGCCCGTCGTCATCACACCCGGCACGATCCGTCGGACCTGGGCGACGCCGCGGCGTCAGCTGCGAAGCCGCGTCGCGTGGATCGCGGGGTGTCGATGTGGTGTCGATGGCCCGACCACCCCGCCTCCGGCGTGGCACCCCGCGGTGGAGGAGGTCTTGCGTTTCTGAAGATCCGCCTCAGGCCCCGCCCGCCGCCCGCGCTTCCCGGGCCTCGCGGTCTTCTTTCTCGCGGAGGTGCGCCTGCCGGCGGGCCTGGGCCTCGGCGAGGATGCGGTGGATCGGCTCGGGGCGGGTGCCCTCGCGGACGTGCCGCTTCACGCTGGCGAGGGCGTCGAGCATCATCTGCGGGACGTCGTCCT from Phycisphaera mikurensis NBRC 102666 carries:
- a CDS encoding DUF6259 domain-containing protein, with amino-acid sequence MQGLDRAALPLPPGARGDRLTLRLAATFPAFESFGMVMDPEVPLERLSEPERMSVAVAYADGRVDEAVPYDEAAGVFGVVRGTRDYAVAIDPEAEIQSVAVIDRMSTAAFAVLDAQVADGPLKPRVSPPWLPAVTPAEPASVTVGFDIHDGLRWGRIASGMLPAGIDLSGQPVFTIELEDGRTVGSDAWTTQRTWTAGTTQNVVLAWSDGGGADLEATFSITRGEGDGAELALAIVNRGSGSLLGDLRFPVLTGVRLGAPGETWGFASRTGGVIHPGPFAFRDGTGERHPLQVDAFFHPGAGVTLALMPRDKSGRFRFYEVALDADGGRYALAHPTSRLHPDGVWDPAPVKVALLPGDWRAALAAYTDWTDTWRRPVAAEAAPWFRRGFDVLSDSPVTWRKSRGLDAMLDFGRVIDAQVDEIAILPDVYHVFDWAKTPEHGHWGDYDNFQSVGSPERFAASLDAVREKGVRASVYLDGFLSSDAARRPREEDRLAWAIRTPDGEPKQSFGDAKAMNLNEPGWRRHLVETYTRAYRSLRPDAMYVDEIGRSLDKYTHHPGDGSRVRMSAGEADLLRELREALPTDLPLWSEFTPADAASQFINGSFSYNALVGHFGNDAFWSSEPGEVPSYQTLAPHFINLNRFAFPAFKSFHLVSYPHTRNGNWTLYKVPFFNGDGYYQPVRESEYMDEAYRSFITKALGILQRNADVYASDDATPLVPTRIPGVYANRFASDDGKTVIYNLYNANHHTVRGPVLDVAEAAGSVENLWDDATVDEAPAAGGGRTLSLALGPRALGCLRISPPAD